A DNA window from Caulobacter mirabilis contains the following coding sequences:
- a CDS encoding type II toxin-antitoxin system Phd/YefM family antitoxin — translation MSTQINIAQAKSRLSELVARAEAGETIVLSRAGKPAVTLTPVAPPAKTLRQPGGWKHLGQLPDLDPFLEVDGEFIPTDDDFLS, via the coding sequence ATGTCGACCCAGATCAACATCGCCCAGGCCAAGAGCCGGCTGTCCGAGCTGGTCGCTCGCGCCGAAGCCGGCGAAACCATCGTGCTGTCCCGCGCCGGCAAGCCGGCGGTGACGCTGACGCCGGTGGCGCCGCCCGCGAAGACCCTGCGCCAGCCCGGCGGCTGGAAGCATCTCGGACAACTCCCCGACCTCGATCCGTTCCTTGAGGTCGACGGCGAGTTCATCCCCACGGACGACGACTTCCTGTCGTGA
- a CDS encoding phage portal protein — translation MPLFPRLRGRFRAPEAPEIKDSRAAALVALTAAGRPVWTPRDYESLAREGFAKNPVAYRCVRMIAEAAASAPLVVFEGGRRVDDHPLRRLLDRPNPEQAGPDLLEAFFGALQVSGNGYLEAVGEAPDELYVLRPDRMKVVPGRQGWPQAWEYTVGGRSVRIGREADGWLPVLQLRLLNPADDYYGASPLEAAAFAIDVHNASGAWNKALLDNAARPSGALVYSNADAGDRLSEAQFETLKAELAARTGPGAAGRPLLLEGGLDWRPMSLSPAEMDFIAGKHAAAREIALAFGVPPQLLGIPGDNTYANYREANAAFWRQTAIPLAERLARALTGWLGVRHPNVRIACDLDAVPALSAERDALWARLEAATFLTPDERRRLAGLEH, via the coding sequence ATGCCCCTCTTCCCCCGTCTCCGCGGGCGCTTCCGCGCGCCCGAGGCCCCCGAGATCAAGGACTCCCGCGCCGCGGCCCTGGTCGCCCTGACCGCCGCCGGGCGGCCGGTGTGGACGCCGCGGGACTACGAGAGCCTGGCGCGGGAGGGGTTCGCCAAGAACCCCGTGGCCTATCGCTGCGTCCGGATGATCGCCGAGGCGGCGGCCTCCGCGCCGCTGGTCGTGTTCGAGGGCGGGCGGCGGGTCGACGACCATCCGCTGCGCCGCCTGCTCGACCGGCCCAACCCGGAACAGGCCGGGCCCGATCTGCTGGAGGCCTTCTTCGGGGCGCTGCAGGTCAGCGGCAACGGCTATCTGGAGGCTGTGGGCGAGGCGCCGGACGAGCTCTATGTCCTGCGGCCGGACCGTATGAAGGTGGTGCCTGGCCGCCAGGGCTGGCCCCAGGCCTGGGAGTATACGGTCGGCGGGCGCAGCGTGCGGATCGGACGCGAGGCCGACGGCTGGCTGCCGGTTCTGCAGCTGCGGCTGCTCAACCCGGCCGACGACTACTACGGCGCCAGCCCGCTGGAGGCGGCCGCCTTCGCCATCGACGTCCACAACGCCAGCGGGGCCTGGAACAAGGCGCTGCTCGACAACGCCGCCCGGCCGAGCGGGGCGTTGGTCTACTCCAACGCGGACGCCGGCGACCGGCTGTCGGAGGCCCAGTTCGAGACCCTGAAGGCCGAGCTGGCGGCCCGCACTGGCCCCGGCGCGGCGGGACGGCCGCTGCTGCTGGAGGGCGGGCTCGACTGGCGGCCGATGTCGCTGAGCCCCGCCGAGATGGACTTCATCGCCGGCAAGCACGCCGCGGCGCGCGAGATCGCCCTGGCCTTCGGCGTGCCGCCCCAGCTGCTGGGCATCCCCGGCGACAACACCTACGCCAACTACCGCGAGGCCAACGCGGCCTTCTGGCGGCAGACGGCGATCCCGCTGGCCGAGCGGCTGGCCCGGGCCCTGACCGGCTGGCTGGGCGTCCGGCATCCGAATGTCCGCATCGCCTGCGACCTGGACGCCGTCCCCGCCCTGTCAGCCGAGCGCGACGCCCTCTGGGCCCGGCTCGAGGCGGCGACCTTCCTGACCCCCGACGAGCGCCGCCGCCTGGCGGGGCTGGAGCACTGA